Proteins encoded by one window of Candidatus Zixiibacteriota bacterium:
- a CDS encoding type ISP restriction/modification enzyme, which produces MAKTTRIKPTHKAIKNYYSAIEAFKGQRITYELAIKTAFQSLLSETGRSSKWTLIPELQRRNGYKSVIPDGTFRDEYYMERGYWEAKDAQDDLDVEIKKKIAKGYPISNTIFEDSRTAILFQNGKVSQKADLTKPQELCDLLNNFFSFTEPAYLDFNKAVSEFKLRVPELAKGLVEKIEAAHKNNKEFKTAFADFFELCKTSLNPNLSKAAVDEMLVQHLLTERLIRRIFDNADFTRRNVIANEIEKVIDALTSHSFNRDEFLKSLDRFYVAIESAASTIEDFSGKQHFLNVIYERFFQGYSVKTADTHGIVYTPQEIVDFMCASVEEVLKSEFGKTLGSKEVNILDPCTGTGNFIVNIMRRIPKRHLEEVYKNQLFANEVMLMPYYIAALNIEHAYYDLTGKYEPFEGLCFVDTLELAETSQQRFGFMAKSNTTRVERQKKTPITVIIGNPPYNVGQLNENDNNKNRKYPHLDQAIRNTYAKDSSATNKNALSDMYVKFFRWAVDRLGDRDGVLCFVSNNGFVDGAAFDGFRKRLASDFTKVYHIDLHGNVRKNPKLSGTTHNVFGIQVGVGITLCIRTKKTETKELKYHRVPEDWRKEQKLGWLAEMEEMGSTPVLTLPSDKTGSWKTSTNIDTYRSFTSIGSKLSKKASKYHRNILFGTYSRGIQSCRDKVVYNFNESEVLKHVDTFIKAYNNEVDRYKRSGSPKPIDNFVDYSQIKWDSTLKLHIQRYRYASFNSSATTRATYRPFTSKFLYFDPLILNSVHRMHYFFPRSCIKEDNLVIVVSDIGYRAHSFSTLCVDKMPELHLASVSDSHQCFPFYSYNTDGTNRKENITDWARDLFRTHYKQKSISKWDIFYYVYGVLHHPGYRETFAENLRRELPRIPFAESFDDFTAFRKAGEKLSKLHTEYEELKPWDLTWVENEKIPLSYRVEKMRLSKDKTQVQVNDFLTLSNIPPEVFEYRLGNRSALDWVIDQYKVAKDKEGSITSDPNREDDPEYIVRLIGQVVRVSVETVEIVRSLPKNYGSGMKTAAKGSGGTAAE; this is translated from the coding sequence ATGGCGAAAACTACCCGAATCAAACCGACCCATAAAGCCATTAAAAACTACTATTCGGCTATCGAAGCCTTCAAAGGCCAGCGAATTACCTATGAGCTTGCTATCAAAACGGCCTTTCAATCTCTCCTAAGTGAGACCGGGCGGTCATCCAAATGGACATTGATTCCGGAACTACAAAGGCGCAATGGCTACAAGTCTGTCATCCCTGACGGCACTTTCAGGGATGAATACTATATGGAACGCGGATATTGGGAAGCCAAGGACGCACAGGACGATCTTGATGTCGAGATAAAGAAAAAGATCGCCAAAGGGTATCCAATATCTAATACTATCTTCGAAGATTCTCGCACTGCCATTCTCTTTCAGAACGGAAAGGTTTCTCAAAAGGCTGACCTGACCAAACCGCAGGAACTGTGCGACCTGCTTAACAACTTCTTTAGCTTTACCGAACCGGCCTATCTGGATTTTAATAAAGCGGTTTCGGAATTCAAACTCCGCGTGCCGGAATTAGCGAAGGGGCTGGTAGAGAAGATTGAAGCCGCGCACAAAAACAATAAAGAATTTAAGACAGCCTTCGCGGATTTTTTTGAACTCTGTAAGACCTCGCTCAACCCAAATCTGAGCAAGGCCGCGGTCGATGAAATGCTTGTCCAGCACCTTCTCACCGAGCGGCTCATCCGTCGGATTTTCGACAATGCCGATTTTACCCGACGGAATGTGATCGCCAATGAGATCGAAAAAGTCATCGATGCCCTCACTTCTCATTCATTCAATCGGGATGAGTTCTTGAAGTCTCTTGATCGGTTCTATGTGGCAATCGAATCCGCGGCCAGTACAATTGAAGATTTCAGCGGCAAACAACATTTTTTGAATGTCATCTATGAGCGCTTCTTCCAAGGCTATTCGGTGAAAACGGCCGATACTCATGGCATTGTCTATACGCCGCAAGAAATAGTCGATTTCATGTGCGCCTCAGTCGAAGAAGTACTCAAATCAGAGTTTGGCAAAACCCTTGGCTCAAAAGAGGTCAATATCCTCGATCCCTGCACCGGTACGGGGAATTTTATTGTAAACATCATGCGGCGTATTCCAAAACGGCATTTGGAAGAGGTCTACAAAAATCAACTATTCGCCAACGAAGTCATGCTCATGCCCTATTACATCGCGGCCTTGAATATCGAGCATGCCTATTACGATCTTACCGGAAAGTACGAGCCATTTGAAGGATTATGCTTTGTCGATACGCTGGAGCTGGCTGAGACAAGTCAGCAGCGATTTGGCTTTATGGCCAAGAGCAACACGACCCGAGTAGAGCGTCAGAAGAAGACTCCCATAACCGTCATAATCGGCAACCCCCCCTATAACGTGGGACAACTCAACGAGAATGACAATAATAAGAACCGAAAGTATCCGCATCTCGATCAAGCTATCAGAAATACATACGCGAAGGATTCATCGGCCACCAATAAAAATGCTCTTTCAGACATGTATGTCAAGTTCTTCCGCTGGGCGGTTGACAGGCTTGGCGACCGCGATGGTGTGCTCTGTTTTGTATCCAACAACGGGTTTGTCGACGGTGCGGCATTTGATGGCTTCCGCAAACGATTGGCGAGTGACTTTACAAAAGTCTACCATATCGACCTGCATGGGAATGTACGAAAAAATCCAAAATTGAGCGGTACAACGCATAATGTGTTCGGCATACAGGTGGGTGTTGGCATCACGCTTTGCATTCGCACAAAAAAGACAGAGACAAAGGAACTCAAATACCATCGGGTGCCCGAAGACTGGAGAAAAGAACAGAAGCTTGGATGGTTGGCAGAAATGGAAGAGATGGGGTCGACTCCTGTTCTAACTCTTCCATCAGATAAAACTGGATCATGGAAGACTTCGACTAATATTGACACATACCGTTCATTTACTTCCATCGGATCGAAGCTGTCGAAAAAAGCGAGCAAGTACCACCGAAACATCTTATTTGGAACATATTCAAGAGGAATCCAAAGTTGTAGGGATAAAGTTGTTTATAACTTCAATGAAAGTGAAGTATTGAAACACGTAGACACTTTTATTAAAGCATATAATAATGAAGTCGATCGGTATAAGCGATCAGGTAGTCCAAAACCGATTGACAATTTTGTTGATTATAGCCAAATAAAATGGGATAGCACACTTAAGTTGCATATTCAAAGATACCGTTATGCTTCTTTTAATAGTTCGGCTACAACAAGAGCGACCTACAGGCCATTTACCTCCAAATTTCTTTATTTTGACCCTTTGATTTTGAACAGCGTTCATAGAATGCACTACTTTTTCCCGCGCTCTTGCATCAAAGAAGACAATTTGGTGATTGTAGTCTCAGATATCGGATATCGGGCACACTCATTTAGCACTCTGTGTGTTGATAAAATGCCGGAGCTTCATCTTGCGTCCGTTTCCGATAGTCATCAGTGCTTTCCATTTTACAGCTACAATACAGACGGCACCAATCGCAAGGAAAATATCACCGACTGGGCGCGGGATCTATTCAGAACTCATTACAAGCAGAAATCTATTAGCAAGTGGGATATTTTCTATTACGTCTATGGAGTTTTGCATCATCCCGGCTACCGCGAAACGTTCGCTGAAAACCTGCGCCGTGAACTCCCCCGGATTCCATTCGCCGAATCATTTGATGACTTCACTGCGTTCAGAAAAGCTGGCGAAAAGCTTTCCAAACTCCATACCGAGTATGAGGAATTGAAACCGTGGGATTTGACCTGGGTCGAAAACGAGAAAATCCCGCTTAGTTACCGAGTGGAGAAAATGCGGCTGTCCAAAGACAAGACACAGGTGCAGGTCAATGATTTTCTGACACTCTCGAATATTCCGCCGGAAGTGTTTGAATACCGCCTTGGTAACCGAAGCGCATTGGATTGGGTAATCGACCAATACAAAGTAGCCAAGGATAAGGAAGGTAGTATCACCAGTGATCCGAACCGCGAGGATGATCCTGAGTATATTGTCCGGCTGATTGGACAGGTTGTGCGGGTGAGCGTGGAGACGGTTGAGATAGTACGGTCATTGCCAAAGAATTATGGAAGTGGAATGAAGACGGCGGCCAAAGGGAGTGGTGGAACCGCAGCCGAGTAA
- a CDS encoding integrase core domain-containing protein: MFSHRSYGLPEAIRSDNGPPFATTTVGGLSLISIWLLRLGIIPERIAPGVPAQNGRHERMHRTLKAQTASPPKATLRAQQRAFDAFRHEYNNDRPHEGIGQKTPQSLFALSRRTYPSRLPEIKYPDHFLVRTVHGQGDLRWKSRQIYLSATLAGQHIGMEETETDRWTIWFGPIRLAVLDTKTYCLRHYPRRWRHRKER, encoded by the coding sequence TTGTTCTCACACCGCTCGTATGGTCTGCCTGAGGCTATCCGAAGTGATAATGGTCCTCCCTTTGCGACGACGACCGTCGGCGGACTCTCCCTGATATCTATTTGGCTCCTCAGACTGGGTATTATCCCTGAGAGAATTGCTCCTGGAGTCCCGGCTCAGAATGGCCGTCATGAACGCATGCATCGGACGCTCAAAGCCCAGACGGCTTCTCCGCCCAAGGCAACCCTGCGTGCACAACAGAGAGCTTTTGATGCCTTCCGCCATGAGTATAACAATGACCGTCCTCATGAAGGCATAGGACAGAAGACGCCGCAGAGTCTCTTTGCTCTCTCGCGGCGGACATATCCGTCACGACTGCCGGAGATAAAGTATCCTGACCATTTCCTGGTTCGCACGGTTCATGGACAAGGCGACCTCAGATGGAAATCACGACAAATTTATCTCAGCGCTACCTTAGCCGGACAGCACATAGGCATGGAAGAGACTGAGACTGACCGCTGGACTATTTGGTTTGGACCGATTAGATTAGCCGTGCTTGATACGAAAACATACTGTCTGCGACATTACCCGAGACGATGGAGACATCGGAAAGAAAGATGA
- a CDS encoding PD-(D/E)XK nuclease family protein — MPKEADSATVERFQELVRDFEKLPKTSKTFMEISGYPHYENVCSNILAFYFDPKGEHGLKDLLLVAFLQMKQIDEVSNLGKVTVKREWGTDDRKRIDILIELEKYTIVIENKIYATLYNDLNDYSRAVDNMQGCKIKVVLALHKKVLIEQSSNGFESFTYSELWKCVRDSIGDYIGQANPKWLTYFLEFMQTTTNLAGENMANQKSDEFFETNRKDIDEMFSKRKDFQEQLTKQRELLRDLFEKADSLNSRFSGPRPHSYDTIFFNLLSSSPTIAFDLVLERGEWQLQLFERYAKSVLQIKRRIIHPYLRDLVNKAETVIKDETPRLVVKKWPIGTGLEAIKSDVLECMKSLVLSVEAPSN; from the coding sequence ATGCCTAAAGAAGCTGACAGTGCAACAGTCGAAAGATTCCAAGAACTAGTTCGCGATTTTGAGAAACTACCAAAAACAAGCAAGACTTTCATGGAGATTTCTGGTTATCCCCATTATGAAAACGTTTGTAGCAATATCCTTGCTTTCTACTTTGATCCCAAAGGAGAGCATGGGCTCAAGGATCTACTTCTAGTTGCATTCTTACAAATGAAACAAATCGATGAGGTGTCTAACCTTGGGAAGGTAACGGTTAAACGGGAGTGGGGGACGGATGACCGCAAACGGATTGATATTCTCATCGAACTGGAAAAGTACACTATCGTGATAGAGAATAAGATTTATGCTACCCTTTACAATGACCTCAACGACTATAGCCGGGCTGTTGATAACATGCAGGGGTGTAAAATAAAAGTCGTGCTTGCTCTCCATAAAAAAGTGCTAATAGAACAATCTAGTAATGGATTTGAAAGCTTCACTTATTCTGAACTTTGGAAATGTGTGAGGGACAGTATTGGTGATTACATTGGGCAAGCGAATCCAAAATGGCTTACTTACTTTTTAGAGTTCATGCAAACAACTACTAATCTTGCAGGGGAAAATATGGCAAATCAGAAATCAGACGAATTCTTCGAAACAAACCGTAAAGATATTGACGAGATGTTCAGTAAACGGAAAGACTTTCAGGAACAACTAACCAAGCAAAGAGAACTGCTTAGAGATCTGTTTGAGAAAGCAGATTCTCTAAATAGTCGATTTTCCGGACCTCGGCCGCATAGCTACGATACTATTTTTTTCAATTTGCTTTCCAGTTCTCCAACAATAGCTTTTGATTTGGTTTTAGAGCGCGGAGAGTGGCAATTGCAGCTGTTCGAAAGATATGCCAAATCCGTCTTGCAGATTAAGAGGCGGATCATTCATCCGTATCTCCGCGATTTAGTAAATAAAGCCGAGACCGTTATTAAGGATGAAACACCGCGTCTCGTCGTCAAAAAATGGCCGATTGGAACTGGTTTGGAAGCAATCAAGAGCGACGTCCTCGAATGCATGAAATCGCTCGTTCTGTCTGTAGAGGCGCCAAGTAATTAG
- a CDS encoding LptF/LptG family permease has translation MKILTRYIIREHIAPFLFAFFTITFLLVIDHVPRIIDHVIDKNLSIWIALELVGLNLAWMLALSIPMAVLVATLMAFGRLSSDFEITAVKASGINLIHVLMPLLVIGGLLSFGMVQFNDKVLPDLNQKARILWGDIASMRPTLIFRSGTFITDVPGYLILIDKIDHTTSRVEGVRITETKVPSTPRIIVADYGFLKTVDNGATTEFTLHNGELHSLDLSQPENYRKIDFETQVFNVTGTGSELQRSETEYRSDREMNIQELKENVDRATLSMAPNSEQIASFLRTRLTYLFADTFSYSFKDSLTDSAAYQIVKTDAAVMANQLQKSNDQIFAQSQVRNKYQIELYKKYSIPAATLAFILVGAPIGMLTRKGGMGIAIAISIGIFILYWAFLIGGEDIADRGLLSPFWAMWSANILLGVLGLYLIIKVVTERPIFSFFRKSNL, from the coding sequence ATGAAAATACTAACTCGATATATAATCCGTGAGCACATCGCCCCGTTCTTGTTTGCCTTTTTTACGATAACTTTTCTGCTTGTCATCGACCATGTCCCGCGCATTATCGATCATGTCATAGATAAAAATCTCTCAATCTGGATCGCGCTGGAATTGGTGGGGCTGAACCTGGCCTGGATGCTCGCGCTTTCGATTCCCATGGCGGTGCTGGTTGCGACGCTTATGGCCTTCGGGCGACTGTCATCGGACTTTGAGATCACTGCCGTCAAAGCCTCCGGGATAAATCTGATTCATGTACTTATGCCTCTGCTGGTTATCGGGGGCCTGCTGAGTTTTGGGATGGTTCAATTCAATGACAAAGTCCTGCCCGATCTCAACCAAAAGGCCCGCATACTGTGGGGAGACATCGCTTCGATGCGTCCCACACTTATTTTTCGCTCCGGAACATTCATCACCGATGTCCCGGGATATCTTATCTTAATTGACAAAATTGACCATACGACATCGCGAGTCGAGGGCGTGCGCATCACCGAGACCAAAGTCCCGAGCACTCCGCGAATTATTGTGGCTGACTACGGCTTTTTGAAAACAGTCGACAATGGCGCAACCACAGAATTCACTCTCCATAACGGCGAATTGCACTCGCTTGACCTGAGCCAGCCGGAGAACTATCGCAAAATTGACTTTGAGACACAGGTCTTCAATGTAACGGGAACCGGCTCCGAGCTTCAACGCAGTGAAACAGAATATCGCTCTGACCGTGAGATGAATATCCAGGAATTAAAAGAGAATGTGGATCGAGCGACTTTGTCAATGGCTCCGAATAGCGAACAGATTGCGAGCTTTCTCAGAACCCGGCTCACCTATCTTTTTGCAGACACTTTCTCATACAGCTTCAAAGATTCTTTGACCGATTCGGCCGCGTATCAAATAGTCAAAACCGATGCGGCTGTCATGGCCAATCAATTGCAAAAGAGCAATGACCAGATTTTCGCCCAATCGCAGGTCAGAAATAAGTATCAAATCGAACTGTACAAAAAATATTCGATTCCCGCGGCGACACTTGCCTTTATCCTGGTCGGAGCGCCTATCGGCATGCTCACACGCAAAGGCGGGATGGGGATCGCGATTGCCATTTCCATCGGGATTTTCATTCTCTATTGGGCGTTTCTTATAGGCGGAGAGGACATCGCCGATCGTGGCCTGCTCTCGCCCTTCTGGGCGATGTGGTCAGCGAATATTCTTCTCGGCGTGCTCGGGCTCTATTTAATCATCAAAGTAGTTACCGAACGTCCGATATTTTCATTTTTCAGGAAATCAAATCTTTAG
- a CDS encoding OB-fold nucleic acid binding domain-containing protein yields MTTVEARHIKDFSIEDKIDGFFVIRKVEVREFTRGQFVSLELGDSTGRINAVLWEPDQFALTELTESMVVKVRGQVGEYNNKRQITLSKMRLALENEYKIEDILPHSSQSREERQARLFSLTEKIENNYIKTLVNAFWQDPHFLDKFLVAPAGKLWHHAYIGGLSEHSASVAELAIRVAVGYEHINKDYLIFGGLLHDAGKIDTYTSDMVIDFTDEGRLVGHICLADHWICQRAAQIPTFPDSLLMKLRHMLLAHQGEYQNQSPVRPQMAEAFLLYYCDEIDAKMNAIDRYRARQQKGNWSEFVKLLDRHLYFGNDGAK; encoded by the coding sequence ATGACCACTGTGGAAGCACGACATATCAAAGATTTTTCAATTGAGGACAAGATCGACGGGTTTTTTGTCATTCGCAAAGTCGAAGTCAGAGAATTCACCCGCGGGCAATTTGTTTCTCTGGAGTTGGGTGATTCTACTGGCCGAATCAACGCCGTCCTGTGGGAGCCGGATCAATTTGCCCTTACAGAGCTAACAGAAAGCATGGTGGTCAAAGTCCGCGGGCAGGTCGGCGAATACAATAACAAACGCCAGATAACGCTCAGTAAAATGCGGCTGGCGCTTGAAAACGAATACAAAATAGAAGACATCCTGCCGCATTCAAGCCAATCGCGAGAGGAACGTCAGGCGCGGCTTTTCTCACTTACCGAAAAAATCGAAAACAACTATATCAAAACTTTGGTCAATGCGTTCTGGCAGGACCCGCATTTTCTGGATAAGTTTCTTGTCGCTCCGGCAGGAAAACTATGGCACCATGCCTATATCGGCGGTCTCTCCGAGCACTCGGCTTCGGTTGCAGAACTTGCGATTCGAGTCGCGGTTGGCTATGAGCATATCAATAAAGATTATCTGATTTTCGGCGGACTGCTTCACGATGCCGGCAAAATCGATACCTATACGAGCGACATGGTCATTGATTTCACCGATGAGGGCCGGCTTGTCGGTCACATCTGCCTTGCCGATCACTGGATCTGCCAGCGTGCGGCGCAGATTCCAACCTTCCCCGATTCACTGTTGATGAAATTGCGGCACATGCTTCTCGCGCATCAGGGAGAATATCAAAATCAGTCGCCGGTCCGCCCTCAGATGGCTGAAGCATTTTTGTTGTATTATTGCGATGAAATCGATGCCAAAATGAATGCCATCGACCGCTACCGGGCGAGACAACAAAAAGGGAACTGGTCTGAGTTTGTGAAGCTGTTGGACAGACATCTCTATTTCGGCAATGACGGCGCGAAATAG
- a CDS encoding LptF/LptG family permease, translating to MLKTLDRYLLTYFFQSLFVVSLAAGLMIIVINMVDMLRYFVDKNTSILIVLEYYLYFAGWVIKSFLPMFVMLASLFSVSILARRQEILAMKASGISLYRIALPFLVVGALLSVGHFYYNEYIFPAANKKRIEMREFVIENKSRSSQASVRNLYRQISPGHFYTISNYNSDRNEGTDFKLYKTENNTLSRLMTAEKIVFIDLRWQAIAGFVRTFDKSKQETFDTFDTLALTEIRDSPSELAKRLGKPEDMSLDELKHYIEVMKRTGGQYTHESLDLKIKYAFPVTSFVVVLICVPFAANPRRGGIAASFAAGALIALSYFVLFRISQSSGYNQKISEDVAAWGINGLFFLVGLFLMIRARK from the coding sequence ATGTTAAAAACACTCGATCGATACCTGCTCACGTATTTTTTCCAGTCACTTTTTGTGGTTAGTCTTGCCGCTGGGCTTATGATTATTGTTATCAATATGGTCGATATGCTGAGATATTTTGTGGATAAAAACACTTCAATTCTGATTGTTCTTGAGTACTATCTTTATTTTGCAGGCTGGGTGATTAAATCTTTTCTGCCGATGTTTGTCATGCTTGCGAGTCTTTTCTCAGTTTCAATACTCGCTCGCCGACAAGAGATACTTGCGATGAAGGCATCGGGAATTTCTCTGTATCGAATCGCGCTTCCGTTTCTGGTCGTCGGGGCGCTCTTATCGGTCGGTCATTTTTACTACAATGAGTATATTTTCCCCGCAGCCAACAAAAAGCGGATCGAGATGAGAGAGTTTGTGATAGAAAACAAATCCCGGTCGTCGCAAGCGTCGGTGCGTAATCTCTACCGCCAAATTAGTCCAGGGCATTTCTACACAATCAGTAATTACAATTCCGATCGAAACGAGGGAACTGATTTCAAACTCTATAAAACCGAAAACAACACTCTCAGCCGGCTTATGACAGCCGAAAAAATTGTTTTTATCGATCTTCGCTGGCAGGCCATAGCTGGATTTGTCCGAACCTTCGATAAATCCAAGCAGGAAACATTCGATACCTTTGACACTCTGGCTCTGACAGAAATAAGAGATTCTCCGTCCGAATTGGCCAAACGGCTCGGCAAGCCGGAAGATATGAGTCTCGATGAGTTGAAGCATTATATCGAGGTTATGAAACGTACCGGGGGCCAGTACACCCATGAATCACTCGATCTCAAAATCAAATACGCGTTCCCGGTGACTTCGTTTGTCGTTGTGCTGATCTGCGTGCCGTTCGCGGCAAATCCGCGAAGGGGCGGCATTGCGGCCTCGTTTGCCGCGGGAGCGCTTATCGCGCTTTCTTATTTTGTGCTTTTTCGCATCAGCCAGTCGTCGGGCTACAATCAGAAGATTTCGGAAGATGTCGCAGCCTGGGGAATCAACGGCCTGTTTTTTCTGGTGGGCTTATTTCTGATGATTCGGGCGAGGAAATAG
- a CDS encoding class I SAM-dependent methyltransferase: MNTTANPNKALWEKGDFTAIAAYMRESGEALVASLGLQPPLRVLDLGCGDGTTAVPLARMGMDVLGVDIARNLVESGNRRAASLGLDNLKFQEGDASDLQGIGDKSFDLTMSIFGAMFAPRPFDVAKEMVRVTRLGGSIVMGNWIPNDPTSFVSQLLKVSSAFTPPPPADFVSPLTWGVESHIVERFGRAGIPPERISMSRDTYTFISPDSPADYIEKFRQFYGPTMNAYDAARKDGKVDELHRQLVELAREHNTAPDGRTSISASFMRVTVTV, translated from the coding sequence ATGAATACTACCGCGAATCCAAATAAAGCCCTCTGGGAGAAAGGTGATTTCACTGCGATCGCCGCGTATATGCGCGAGTCCGGCGAAGCGCTGGTTGCCTCCCTCGGTTTACAGCCTCCCCTTCGGGTGCTGGATCTCGGATGCGGCGATGGCACGACCGCAGTTCCGCTAGCGCGCATGGGCATGGATGTCCTTGGGGTGGATATCGCCAGAAATCTTGTCGAGTCCGGAAACAGGCGCGCCGCCTCGCTCGGTCTCGACAACCTGAAATTTCAGGAAGGGGATGCCTCTGATCTGCAGGGTATCGGCGACAAGTCCTTTGATCTGACCATGTCGATTTTCGGCGCCATGTTCGCGCCAAGACCGTTCGATGTCGCCAAAGAGATGGTCCGGGTTACCAGACTGGGAGGAAGTATCGTCATGGGGAACTGGATTCCCAATGACCCGACTTCGTTTGTCTCGCAATTGTTGAAAGTAAGCTCAGCCTTCACCCCGCCTCCGCCAGCCGATTTTGTCAGCCCGCTGACCTGGGGTGTGGAGTCGCATATTGTCGAGCGATTTGGACGGGCCGGTATACCCCCGGAGCGGATTTCGATGTCTCGCGACACCTATACCTTTATCTCTCCCGACTCCCCCGCCGACTATATCGAAAAATTTCGGCAATTTTATGGCCCGACGATGAATGCCTATGATGCCGCGCGGAAAGACGGCAAGGTGGACGAACTCCACCGTCAACTGGTCGAACTGGCGAGAGAGCACAATACGGCGCCAGATGGCCGCACCTCAATCTCCGCCTCTTTCATGCGTGTGACGGTCACTGTCTGA